The Gasterosteus aculeatus chromosome 17, fGasAcu3.hap1.1, whole genome shotgun sequence genome includes a window with the following:
- the rad18 gene encoding E3 ubiquitin-protein ligase RAD18 isoform X3 — MALQIEANFPPGFACLKNVDTLLRCPICFDFLNISMMTKCSHNFCSLCIRKFFCYKLQCPVCNTQATEQDLRTNRLLDDLVVNFQAAREQLSKANFDSPPMSPRTPAPAVNGKAYRGRGQKGNSSVLSHFFQKRPKTSPTKETQRDGSVAQCAERTKIQTACTHNANDADLHSATDQPSVVVKEEPMDAEEASIQGLMSVKQEAGVSHGLTTKIETAHSSLPSSDVKPVIKVECPVCSVSVSQQFINKHLDTCLTRGEKKESLRSSPGTARRPMTKLVYNLLSTLELKRRLKDCHLSTQGSRDQLIKRHQEFVQIYNAQCDSLNPKSAEDIAKELEANEKIKNQLQGKAKPVMVFVKNQSEKEIDEMHSNYRKQHSSDFSRLISQVRCRLETSRQTRTKQKVIVKEEDEQETHSAGQAAESKSCSEMKVEGVESDTEPSERRIELSSSPTYSDVSISRKGYQSV, encoded by the exons ATGGCGCTACAGATTGAAGCAAATTTCCCACCTGGCTTTGCGTGTCTGAAA AATGTTGATACCCTGCTTCGATGTCCCATTTGCTTCGACTTTCTCAATATTTCAATGATGACAAAATGCTCTCACAACT TTTGCTCTTTGTGCATCAGAAAGTTTTTTTGCTATAAGTTGCAGTGTCCAGTTTGCAATACG cAAGCAACTGAACAAGATTTAAGAACCAACCGTTTATTGGATGACTTGGTCGTGAACTTTCAAGCTGCAAG GGAGCAGTTGTCAAAAGCAAATTTTGATTCTCCTCCGATGTCGCCCAGGACCCCAGCTCCAGCTGTCAACGGTAAAGCTTACAGAGGCCGGGGCCAGAAGGGCAACAGCTCTGTTTTGAGTCACTTTTTCCAAAAGCGGCCTAAAACATCTCCCACTAAAGAAACCCAGCGAGATGGTTCTGTTGCTCAGTGTGCTGAGCGGACAAAAATACAGACTGCATGCACCCACAATGCAAATGACGCTGACCTACATTCAGCAACGGATCAACCTTCAGTGGTTGTGAAGGAAGAGCCGATGGATGCTGAGGAGGCATCTATCCAGGGTTTGATGTCGGTCAAACAGGAAGCTGGAGTCTCGCATGGTTTGACCACCAAGATTGAGACGGCGCATTCCTCATTACCATCAAGCGACGTGAAGCCAGTGATCAAAG TGGAGTGCCCTGTCTGTTCCGTCAGTGTTTCACAGCAGTTTATCAACAAACATCTGGACACTTGTCTTACCagaggggagaagaaggagagctTGAGGAG CTCCCCTGGCACCGCGAGGCGTCCCATGACAAAGCTGGTGTACAACCTGCTTTCAACGCTAGAGCTGAAAAGGAGGCTGAAGGATTGCCATCTCTCAACGCAGGGCTCCCGAGACCAGCTGATCAAAAGACACCAGGAGTTTGTCCAAATCTACAATGCCCAGTGTGATTCCCTGAACCCCAAATCAG CTGAAGATATTGCCAAAGAGTTGGAGGCCAATGAGAAGATTAAGAATCAACTGCAAGGGAAAGCCAAACCT GTCATGGTTTTTGTGAAGAATCAGTCCGAGAAGGAGATTGATGAGATGCATTCAAATTACA GGAAGCAGCACAGCAGTGACTTTTCCCGCCTGATTTCCCAGGTACGGTGTCGCCTGGAAACCAGCAGACAGACTCGTACCAAACAGAAAGTCATTGTGAAAGAAGAAGATGAACAAGAAACGCACTCTGCAG GTCAAGCTGCAGAATCAAAAAGCTGCTCAGAGATGAAGGTGGAAGGCGTAGAATCTGACACTGAGCCATCTGAAAGGAGGATCGAATTGTCGTCTAGCCCCACCTACAGTGACGTGTCCATCAGCAG GAAAGGTTATCAAAGCgtataa
- the rad18 gene encoding E3 ubiquitin-protein ligase RAD18 isoform X1 yields MALQIEANFPPGFACLKNVDTLLRCPICFDFLNISMMTKCSHNFCSLCIRKFFCYKLQCPVCNTQATEQDLRTNRLLDDLVVNFQAAREQLSKANFDSPPMSPRTPAPAVNGKAYRGRGQKGNSSVLSHFFQKRPKTSPTKETQRDGSVAQCAERTKIQTACTHNANDADLHSATDQPSVVVKEEPMDAEEASIQGLMSVKQEAGVSHGLTTKIETAHSSLPSSDVKPVIKVECPVCSVSVSQQFINKHLDTCLTRGEKKESLRSSPGTARRPMTKLVYNLLSTLELKRRLKDCHLSTQGSRDQLIKRHQEFVQIYNAQCDSLNPKSAEDIAKELEANEKIKNQLQGKAKPVMVFVKNQSEKEIDEMHSNYRKQHSSDFSRLISQVRCRLETSRQTRTKQKVIVKEEDEQETHSAGQAAESKSCSEMKVEGVESDTEPSERRIELSSSPTYSDVSISSSISDIFGPEPTRHPEDTERTSVQKRTSSMRGDDAASSLVSGKRRRKT; encoded by the exons ATGGCGCTACAGATTGAAGCAAATTTCCCACCTGGCTTTGCGTGTCTGAAA AATGTTGATACCCTGCTTCGATGTCCCATTTGCTTCGACTTTCTCAATATTTCAATGATGACAAAATGCTCTCACAACT TTTGCTCTTTGTGCATCAGAAAGTTTTTTTGCTATAAGTTGCAGTGTCCAGTTTGCAATACG cAAGCAACTGAACAAGATTTAAGAACCAACCGTTTATTGGATGACTTGGTCGTGAACTTTCAAGCTGCAAG GGAGCAGTTGTCAAAAGCAAATTTTGATTCTCCTCCGATGTCGCCCAGGACCCCAGCTCCAGCTGTCAACGGTAAAGCTTACAGAGGCCGGGGCCAGAAGGGCAACAGCTCTGTTTTGAGTCACTTTTTCCAAAAGCGGCCTAAAACATCTCCCACTAAAGAAACCCAGCGAGATGGTTCTGTTGCTCAGTGTGCTGAGCGGACAAAAATACAGACTGCATGCACCCACAATGCAAATGACGCTGACCTACATTCAGCAACGGATCAACCTTCAGTGGTTGTGAAGGAAGAGCCGATGGATGCTGAGGAGGCATCTATCCAGGGTTTGATGTCGGTCAAACAGGAAGCTGGAGTCTCGCATGGTTTGACCACCAAGATTGAGACGGCGCATTCCTCATTACCATCAAGCGACGTGAAGCCAGTGATCAAAG TGGAGTGCCCTGTCTGTTCCGTCAGTGTTTCACAGCAGTTTATCAACAAACATCTGGACACTTGTCTTACCagaggggagaagaaggagagctTGAGGAG CTCCCCTGGCACCGCGAGGCGTCCCATGACAAAGCTGGTGTACAACCTGCTTTCAACGCTAGAGCTGAAAAGGAGGCTGAAGGATTGCCATCTCTCAACGCAGGGCTCCCGAGACCAGCTGATCAAAAGACACCAGGAGTTTGTCCAAATCTACAATGCCCAGTGTGATTCCCTGAACCCCAAATCAG CTGAAGATATTGCCAAAGAGTTGGAGGCCAATGAGAAGATTAAGAATCAACTGCAAGGGAAAGCCAAACCT GTCATGGTTTTTGTGAAGAATCAGTCCGAGAAGGAGATTGATGAGATGCATTCAAATTACA GGAAGCAGCACAGCAGTGACTTTTCCCGCCTGATTTCCCAGGTACGGTGTCGCCTGGAAACCAGCAGACAGACTCGTACCAAACAGAAAGTCATTGTGAAAGAAGAAGATGAACAAGAAACGCACTCTGCAG GTCAAGCTGCAGAATCAAAAAGCTGCTCAGAGATGAAGGTGGAAGGCGTAGAATCTGACACTGAGCCATCTGAAAGGAGGATCGAATTGTCGTCTAGCCCCACCTACAGTGACGTGTCCATCAGCAG TTCTATTTCTGACATCTTTGGTCCGGAGCCGACCCGACACCCCGA agacacagagaggaccTCAGTCCAAAAGCGGACCTCCAGCATGAGAGGAGACGACGCTGCTTCATCACTCGTCAGTGGGAAACGACGGCGCAAGACGTAA
- the rad18 gene encoding E3 ubiquitin-protein ligase RAD18 isoform X2, whose product MALQIEANFPPGFACLKNVDTLLRCPICFDFLNISMMTKCSHNFCSLCIRKFFCYKLQCPVCNTQATEQDLRTNRLLDDLVVNFQAAREQLSKANFDSPPMSPRTPAPAVNGKAYRGRGQKGNSSVLSHFFQKRPKTSPTKETQRDGSVAQCAERTKIQTACTHNANDADLHSATDQPSVVVKEEPMDAEEASIQGLMSVKQEAGVSHGLTTKIETAHSSLPSSDVKPVIKVECPVCSVSVSQQFINKHLDTCLTRGEKKESLRSSPGTARRPMTKLVYNLLSTLELKRRLKDCHLSTQGSRDQLIKRHQEFVQIYNAQCDSLNPKSAEDIAKELEANEKIKNQLQGKAKPVRCRLETSRQTRTKQKVIVKEEDEQETHSAGQAAESKSCSEMKVEGVESDTEPSERRIELSSSPTYSDVSISSSISDIFGPEPTRHPEDTERTSVQKRTSSMRGDDAASSLVSGKRRRKT is encoded by the exons ATGGCGCTACAGATTGAAGCAAATTTCCCACCTGGCTTTGCGTGTCTGAAA AATGTTGATACCCTGCTTCGATGTCCCATTTGCTTCGACTTTCTCAATATTTCAATGATGACAAAATGCTCTCACAACT TTTGCTCTTTGTGCATCAGAAAGTTTTTTTGCTATAAGTTGCAGTGTCCAGTTTGCAATACG cAAGCAACTGAACAAGATTTAAGAACCAACCGTTTATTGGATGACTTGGTCGTGAACTTTCAAGCTGCAAG GGAGCAGTTGTCAAAAGCAAATTTTGATTCTCCTCCGATGTCGCCCAGGACCCCAGCTCCAGCTGTCAACGGTAAAGCTTACAGAGGCCGGGGCCAGAAGGGCAACAGCTCTGTTTTGAGTCACTTTTTCCAAAAGCGGCCTAAAACATCTCCCACTAAAGAAACCCAGCGAGATGGTTCTGTTGCTCAGTGTGCTGAGCGGACAAAAATACAGACTGCATGCACCCACAATGCAAATGACGCTGACCTACATTCAGCAACGGATCAACCTTCAGTGGTTGTGAAGGAAGAGCCGATGGATGCTGAGGAGGCATCTATCCAGGGTTTGATGTCGGTCAAACAGGAAGCTGGAGTCTCGCATGGTTTGACCACCAAGATTGAGACGGCGCATTCCTCATTACCATCAAGCGACGTGAAGCCAGTGATCAAAG TGGAGTGCCCTGTCTGTTCCGTCAGTGTTTCACAGCAGTTTATCAACAAACATCTGGACACTTGTCTTACCagaggggagaagaaggagagctTGAGGAG CTCCCCTGGCACCGCGAGGCGTCCCATGACAAAGCTGGTGTACAACCTGCTTTCAACGCTAGAGCTGAAAAGGAGGCTGAAGGATTGCCATCTCTCAACGCAGGGCTCCCGAGACCAGCTGATCAAAAGACACCAGGAGTTTGTCCAAATCTACAATGCCCAGTGTGATTCCCTGAACCCCAAATCAG CTGAAGATATTGCCAAAGAGTTGGAGGCCAATGAGAAGATTAAGAATCAACTGCAAGGGAAAGCCAAACCT GTACGGTGTCGCCTGGAAACCAGCAGACAGACTCGTACCAAACAGAAAGTCATTGTGAAAGAAGAAGATGAACAAGAAACGCACTCTGCAG GTCAAGCTGCAGAATCAAAAAGCTGCTCAGAGATGAAGGTGGAAGGCGTAGAATCTGACACTGAGCCATCTGAAAGGAGGATCGAATTGTCGTCTAGCCCCACCTACAGTGACGTGTCCATCAGCAG TTCTATTTCTGACATCTTTGGTCCGGAGCCGACCCGACACCCCGA agacacagagaggaccTCAGTCCAAAAGCGGACCTCCAGCATGAGAGGAGACGACGCTGCTTCATCACTCGTCAGTGGGAAACGACGGCGCAAGACGTAA